A single window of Streptomyces sp. NBC_00464 DNA harbors:
- a CDS encoding M4 family metallopeptidase produces MTPHMNTRRAAALAAVAAMVVVGVQTGAANANPNTPGDGPSASPRTTSPAFSSASARTSAIKSAQTEASSAASSLGLGSQEKLIVRDVIKDANGTVHTRYERTYAGLPVLGGDLVTHTASNGKLKSVTKATKSKISVPSTTAKIKTAASARKVIWAGGSKPVLALESVKTGVQKDGTPSRKRIITDATTGKVLHSYEEIETAGVGNSQYSGKVDLTTTASGSGFELTDGDRGGHKTYDLNQGESGTGDLVTDDDDTWGDGTGNDRQTAAVDAHYGAAQTWDFYKSALGRDGIAGDGKAAYSRVHYGDAYVNAFWDDSCFCMTYGDGADNKSALTGLDVAGHEMSHGLTASTANLDYVGESGGLNEATSDIFGTSVEFFADNATDVGDYLIGEKIDINGDGTPLRYMDEPSKDGGSADYWDSSVGDLDVHYSSGVANHFFYLLSEGSGAKTINGVDYDSPTSDGSTVTGIGRDKAVQIWYKALSEYMTSTTDYAAAREATEKAATDLYGADSAELASVSAAWAGVNVS; encoded by the coding sequence ATGACCCCCCACATGAACACCCGTCGCGCCGCAGCCCTGGCCGCCGTGGCCGCGATGGTCGTCGTCGGAGTGCAGACGGGTGCGGCGAACGCCAACCCGAACACCCCCGGTGACGGTCCCTCCGCTTCTCCCCGCACCACCTCGCCCGCCTTCAGCAGCGCCTCCGCGCGAACGTCCGCCATCAAGTCGGCCCAGACCGAAGCCTCTTCGGCCGCCTCCTCGCTGGGGCTCGGCAGCCAGGAGAAACTGATCGTCCGTGATGTGATCAAGGACGCCAACGGCACGGTCCACACCCGCTACGAGCGCACCTACGCCGGGCTGCCCGTCCTCGGCGGTGACCTCGTCACCCACACCGCCAGCAACGGCAAGCTCAAGAGCGTCACCAAGGCGACCAAGTCGAAGATATCCGTGCCGTCCACGACGGCGAAGATCAAGACCGCGGCGAGCGCCCGCAAGGTGATCTGGGCGGGCGGCTCCAAGCCCGTCCTCGCCCTTGAGTCCGTGAAGACCGGCGTGCAGAAGGACGGCACCCCGAGCCGCAAGCGCATCATCACCGACGCCACCACCGGCAAGGTCCTGCACAGCTACGAGGAGATCGAGACCGCCGGCGTCGGCAACAGCCAGTACAGCGGCAAGGTCGACCTGACCACCACCGCGTCCGGCTCCGGCTTCGAACTGACCGACGGCGACCGCGGCGGCCACAAGACGTACGACCTGAACCAGGGCGAGAGCGGCACCGGCGACCTGGTCACCGACGACGACGACACGTGGGGCGACGGCACCGGCAACGACCGCCAGACCGCCGCGGTCGACGCCCACTACGGCGCCGCGCAGACCTGGGACTTCTACAAGTCGGCGCTCGGCCGCGACGGCATCGCCGGTGACGGCAAGGCCGCCTACTCCCGGGTCCACTACGGCGACGCGTACGTCAACGCGTTCTGGGACGACAGCTGCTTCTGCATGACGTACGGCGACGGCGCCGACAACAAGAGCGCCCTCACCGGCCTCGACGTCGCCGGCCACGAGATGAGCCACGGCCTGACCGCCTCCACCGCCAACCTCGACTACGTCGGCGAGTCCGGCGGTCTCAACGAGGCCACCAGCGACATCTTCGGCACCTCGGTGGAGTTCTTCGCCGACAACGCCACGGACGTCGGCGACTACCTCATCGGCGAGAAGATCGACATCAACGGCGACGGCACCCCGCTGCGCTACATGGACGAGCCCAGCAAGGACGGCGGCTCGGCCGACTACTGGGACAGCAGCGTCGGTGACCTGGACGTGCACTACTCGTCCGGTGTCGCCAACCACTTCTTCTACCTGCTGTCCGAGGGCAGCGGCGCGAAGACCATCAACGGCGTCGACTACGACTCCCCGACCTCCGACGGCTCCACCGTCACCGGCATCGGCCGGGACAAGGCCGTCCAGATCTGGTACAAGGCCCTCTCCGAGTACATGACGTCCACCACCGACTACGCGGCCGCCCGCGAGGCGACCGAGAAGGCGGCGACCGACCTGTACGGGGCGGACAGCGCCGAGCTCGCCTCGGTCAGCGCCGCCTGGGCCGGCGTCAACGTGAGCTAG
- a CDS encoding TerD family protein, with protein MAVSLSKGGNVSLTKEAPGLTAVTVGLGWDVRTTTGTDFDLDASAIAVNTAGKVFSDGHFVFFNNKATPDQTIVHTGDNVTGEGEGDDEQINVNLAGLPADIDKIVFPVSIYDAETRSQNFGQVRNAYIRILNQAGGAEIARYDLSEDAATETAMVFGELYRNGAEWKFRAVGQGYASGLRGIAQDFGVTL; from the coding sequence ATGGCAGTAAGCCTGTCCAAGGGCGGCAACGTCTCCCTCACCAAGGAGGCCCCCGGCCTCACCGCCGTCACGGTCGGCCTCGGCTGGGACGTCCGTACCACCACCGGCACCGACTTCGACCTCGACGCCTCGGCGATCGCGGTCAACACCGCGGGGAAGGTCTTCTCCGACGGGCACTTCGTCTTCTTCAACAACAAGGCGACGCCGGACCAGACCATCGTGCACACCGGTGACAACGTCACGGGCGAGGGCGAGGGCGACGACGAGCAGATCAACGTCAACCTGGCGGGCCTGCCGGCCGACATCGACAAGATCGTCTTCCCGGTCTCGATCTACGACGCCGAGACCCGCAGCCAGAACTTCGGCCAGGTGCGGAACGCCTACATCCGCATCCTCAACCAGGCCGGCGGCGCCGAGATCGCGCGCTACGACCTGAGCGAGGACGCCGCCACCGAGACCGCCATGGTCTTCGGCGAGCTGTACCGCAACGGCGCCGAGTGGAAGTTCCGCGCCGTGGGCCAGGGCTACGCCTCGGGCCTGCGCGGCATCGCGCAGGACTTCGGCGTCACCCTCTGA
- a CDS encoding flavin reductase family protein translates to MSNDEFRGALARLAAGVVLITAQEPPLDEHGRGEDVGMTATAFMSVSLDPPLVMVSLRNDSRMDDLLAEQPLWAVSVLAESQRHIAGRFAMKGRISDRLLFEDIPYVRGEVTSAPLVGGALATLECRTEQRITAGDHTLVIGRVLGAQLPSGDGSPLTYFRGRYRQLG, encoded by the coding sequence GTGAGCAACGACGAGTTCCGCGGCGCCCTCGCCCGGCTGGCAGCCGGAGTGGTCCTGATCACCGCCCAGGAGCCCCCGCTCGACGAGCACGGGCGCGGCGAGGACGTGGGAATGACCGCGACCGCCTTCATGTCGGTGTCGCTCGACCCGCCCCTGGTCATGGTGAGCCTGCGCAACGACTCCCGGATGGACGACCTGCTGGCGGAACAGCCGCTGTGGGCCGTCTCCGTACTGGCGGAGAGCCAGCGGCACATCGCGGGACGGTTCGCCATGAAGGGCCGGATCAGCGACCGGCTGCTCTTCGAGGACATCCCCTATGTACGGGGAGAGGTCACGAGCGCACCTCTGGTCGGGGGCGCACTCGCGACTCTGGAGTGCCGCACCGAGCAGCGGATCACGGCAGGTGACCACACGCTGGTGATCGGCCGGGTGCTCGGGGCGCAGCTGCCGAGCGGGGACGGCAGCCCGCTGACGTACTTCCGCGGGCGCTACCGGCAGCTGGGCTGA
- a CDS encoding 1-phosphofructokinase family hexose kinase, which produces MILTVTLNTALDLTYGVPALVPHSSHRVTDLSERPGGKGLNVARVLAALGHESVVTGFAGGTTGAVLRELLAALPTGPGTVTDALVPVAGNTRRTLAVADRATGDTTQFNEPGPHVTADEWTAFLDSYGELLAAADAVALCGSLPPGIHVGAYAELVRLARTAGVPVLLDTSGEPLRRGIAARPDLIKPNADELAQLTGDREPLRGSRDARRRGAHGVIASLGPDGMLAVTPDGNWQASPPEPVKGNPTGAGDSAVAGLLSGLVEGLDWPDRLRRAVALSTATVLSPTAGDFDRAAYEELLPRVGIEEHAPAA; this is translated from the coding sequence GTGATCCTCACGGTCACGCTGAACACGGCACTCGACCTGACGTACGGCGTACCGGCACTCGTACCGCACTCCAGCCACCGCGTCACCGACCTCTCCGAGCGCCCCGGTGGCAAGGGACTCAACGTCGCCCGCGTGCTCGCCGCACTCGGCCACGAGAGCGTCGTCACCGGCTTCGCCGGAGGCACCACCGGAGCCGTGCTGCGCGAGCTGCTCGCCGCCCTTCCCACCGGCCCCGGCACCGTCACCGACGCACTGGTGCCCGTGGCCGGCAACACCCGCCGCACCCTGGCCGTCGCCGACCGCGCCACCGGGGACACCACCCAGTTCAACGAACCCGGACCGCACGTCACCGCCGACGAGTGGACCGCCTTCCTCGACTCGTACGGTGAACTGCTCGCCGCGGCCGACGCCGTCGCCCTGTGCGGCAGCCTGCCGCCCGGCATCCACGTCGGCGCCTACGCCGAACTGGTCCGCCTCGCCCGCACCGCCGGCGTCCCCGTCCTCCTGGACACCAGCGGCGAACCGCTGCGCCGCGGCATCGCCGCCCGCCCCGACCTGATCAAGCCGAACGCCGACGAGCTCGCCCAGCTCACCGGCGACCGCGAACCCCTGCGCGGCTCCCGCGACGCGCGCCGCCGGGGCGCGCACGGCGTGATCGCCTCGCTGGGACCCGACGGCATGCTGGCGGTCACCCCCGACGGCAACTGGCAGGCATCCCCGCCCGAGCCCGTGAAGGGCAATCCGACCGGGGCCGGCGACTCCGCGGTGGCCGGACTGCTGTCCGGACTCGTGGAGGGCCTGGACTGGCCGGACCGGCTGCGCCGGGCGGTGGCACTGTCGACGGCGACCGTGCTCTCCCCCACGGCCGGTGACTTCGACCGCGCGGCGTACGAGGAGCTGCTGCCGCGCGTCGGTATCGAGGAACACGCACCTGCGGCCTGA
- the nagA gene encoding N-acetylglucosamine-6-phosphate deacetylase, translating to MAGRAESTVLAGARVVLPTGTVENGRVIVEGTRIAGSSAEGARTVDLSGHWIVPGFVDMHNHGGGGASFTSGTVDEVLTGVRTHREHGTTTLVASTVTGEMDFLAERAGILSELVEQGDLAGIHFEGPFISPCRKGAHSEGLLRHPDPAEVRKLMDAARGTAKMFTLATELPGGIDSVRLLAEHGVIAAIGHTDATYEQTVEAIDAGATVATHLYNAMPGIGHRAPGPIAALLEDERITVELINDGTHLHPAALELAYHHAGAHRVALITDAMDAAGFGDGQYQLGPLAVEVKDGVARLVEGGSIAGSTLTLDTAFHRAVTIDRIPVGDVVQSISANPARLLGVYDRVGSLEPGKDADLVVLDEDFRLKGVMRQGEWIVSPQAG from the coding sequence ATGGCCGGACGCGCAGAAAGCACCGTTCTCGCAGGTGCCCGGGTGGTACTCCCCACCGGCACGGTCGAGAACGGCCGGGTGATCGTCGAGGGCACCCGCATCGCCGGCAGTTCGGCGGAGGGCGCCCGGACCGTCGACCTGTCCGGCCACTGGATCGTTCCCGGCTTCGTGGACATGCACAACCACGGCGGCGGCGGCGCTTCCTTCACCTCCGGCACCGTGGACGAGGTCCTCACCGGCGTCCGCACCCACCGCGAGCACGGCACCACCACCCTGGTCGCCTCCACCGTCACCGGCGAGATGGACTTCCTCGCCGAACGGGCCGGCATCCTCTCCGAGCTCGTCGAGCAGGGCGACCTGGCCGGCATCCACTTCGAGGGCCCCTTCATCTCCCCGTGCCGCAAGGGCGCCCACAGCGAGGGCCTGCTGCGCCACCCGGACCCGGCCGAGGTCCGCAAGCTGATGGACGCGGCACGCGGCACCGCGAAGATGTTCACGCTCGCCACCGAGCTGCCCGGCGGCATCGACTCCGTACGGCTGCTCGCCGAGCACGGCGTCATCGCCGCGATCGGCCACACCGACGCCACGTACGAGCAGACCGTCGAGGCGATCGACGCCGGCGCCACCGTCGCCACGCACCTCTACAACGCGATGCCGGGCATCGGCCACCGCGCACCCGGCCCCATCGCCGCCCTCCTGGAGGACGAGCGGATCACCGTCGAGCTCATCAACGACGGCACACATCTGCACCCGGCCGCCCTGGAGCTCGCCTACCACCACGCGGGCGCCCACCGCGTCGCGCTCATCACCGACGCGATGGACGCGGCCGGCTTCGGCGACGGCCAGTACCAGCTCGGCCCGCTCGCCGTCGAGGTCAAGGACGGCGTCGCCCGGCTCGTCGAGGGCGGCTCCATCGCGGGCTCCACCCTCACCCTGGACACCGCTTTCCACCGGGCCGTCACCATCGACCGGATCCCGGTCGGCGACGTGGTGCAGTCCATCTCCGCCAACCCGGCCCGGCTCCTCGGGGTGTACGACCGGGTCGGCTCGCTGGAGCCCGGAAAGGACGCCGACCTCGTCGTCCTGGACGAGGACTTCCGCCTCAAGGGCGTCATGCGCCAGGGCGAGTGGATCGTCTCGCCGCAGGCCGGCTGA
- a CDS encoding class II fructose-bisphosphate aldolase yields the protein MPLVSTGELVSAAQAQGRGIAAFNVITLEHAEAIAAGAERAGAPAILQISENAVKFHGGRLAPIAAAAAAVARTCGVPLALHLDHVESVELLHQAHETGFGSVMFDASKLSYEENVRATAEAVSWGHERGIWIEAELGKVGGKEGEAPLDAHAPGVRTDPAEAAAYVAATGVDALAVAVGSSHAMTERTAALDHELIGRLRDAVPVPLVLHGSSGVPDEEIRQAVAASGMVKINVGTALNTAFTGAVRAHLAENTTGVDPRKYIAPGREAMTATVAGFLALMG from the coding sequence ATGCCGCTCGTCAGCACCGGTGAACTCGTCTCCGCCGCCCAGGCACAGGGACGCGGAATCGCCGCCTTCAACGTCATCACCCTGGAGCACGCCGAGGCGATCGCCGCCGGTGCCGAGCGCGCCGGCGCCCCCGCCATCCTCCAGATCTCCGAGAACGCCGTGAAGTTCCACGGCGGCCGGCTCGCCCCCATCGCCGCCGCCGCAGCGGCCGTCGCCCGCACCTGCGGCGTACCGCTCGCCCTCCACCTCGACCACGTCGAGTCCGTGGAGCTGCTGCACCAGGCACACGAGACGGGCTTCGGCTCGGTGATGTTCGACGCCTCCAAGCTGAGCTACGAGGAGAACGTACGGGCCACCGCCGAAGCGGTCTCCTGGGGCCACGAGCGCGGCATCTGGATCGAGGCCGAACTCGGCAAGGTCGGCGGCAAGGAGGGCGAGGCACCGCTCGACGCCCACGCCCCCGGGGTGCGCACCGACCCGGCCGAGGCAGCCGCGTACGTCGCCGCCACCGGCGTCGACGCCCTGGCCGTCGCCGTCGGCTCCTCGCACGCCATGACCGAGCGCACCGCCGCCCTGGACCACGAGCTGATCGGCCGGCTGCGCGACGCCGTCCCCGTCCCGCTGGTGCTGCACGGCTCCAGCGGCGTCCCGGACGAGGAGATCCGCCAGGCCGTCGCCGCCTCCGGCATGGTCAAGATCAACGTGGGTACGGCGCTGAACACCGCGTTCACCGGAGCCGTACGCGCCCACCTCGCCGAGAACACCACGGGCGTCGACCCCCGCAAGTACATCGCCCCGGGCCGCGAGGCGATGACCGCGACGGTGGCCGGCTTCCTGGCCCTGATGGGCTGA
- a CDS encoding ROK family protein yields the protein MKHVIALDVGGTGMKAALVGADGALLHEARRATGRERGADAVVESVLAFAADLRAYGEEHLGESALAAGVAVPGIVDAEKGIAVYAANLGWRDVPMRQLLGERLGGVPVALGHDVRTGGLAEGRIGAGKGADRFFFVPLGTGIAGAIGIAGTIEAGAHGYAGEIGHIVVRPDGPDCPCGQRGCLETLASAAAVSRAWAAASGDPEADAADCAKAVESGDPKAVAVWLDAVDALSAGLVTALTLLDPRTIIIGGGLAEAGETLFTPLRAAVEERVTFQKLPHIVPAALGDTAGCLGAGLLAWDLLSTEVSA from the coding sequence GTGAAACACGTCATCGCCCTCGATGTGGGCGGCACCGGAATGAAGGCCGCACTGGTCGGGGCAGATGGCGCCCTGCTCCACGAGGCTCGGCGCGCGACCGGCAGAGAGCGCGGCGCCGACGCCGTCGTGGAGTCGGTCCTCGCCTTCGCGGCGGATCTGCGCGCGTACGGCGAGGAACACCTCGGCGAGAGCGCCCTCGCGGCCGGCGTCGCTGTGCCCGGCATCGTCGACGCCGAGAAGGGGATCGCCGTCTACGCGGCGAACCTGGGCTGGCGCGACGTACCGATGCGCCAACTGCTCGGCGAACGGCTCGGTGGCGTACCCGTGGCCCTCGGCCACGACGTCAGGACCGGCGGCCTCGCCGAGGGCCGGATCGGTGCGGGCAAGGGCGCCGACCGCTTCTTCTTCGTGCCGCTGGGCACCGGGATCGCCGGCGCCATCGGCATCGCCGGCACCATCGAGGCGGGCGCCCACGGCTACGCGGGCGAGATCGGCCACATCGTGGTCCGGCCGGACGGCCCGGACTGCCCCTGCGGCCAGCGCGGCTGCCTGGAGACGCTGGCCTCGGCGGCCGCCGTCAGCCGGGCCTGGGCCGCCGCATCCGGCGACCCGGAGGCGGACGCCGCCGACTGCGCCAAGGCCGTCGAATCGGGCGACCCGAAGGCCGTCGCGGTATGGCTCGACGCCGTCGACGCGCTCTCCGCAGGACTGGTCACCGCCCTCACCCTGCTGGACCCCCGCACGATCATCATCGGTGGCGGTCTCGCCGAGGCCGGGGAAACCTTGTTCACACCACTCCGTGCGGCCGTCGAGGAACGCGTCACGTTCCAGAAGCTGCCCCACATCGTCCCGGCGGCCCTCGGGGACACCGCCGGATGCCTGGGCGCAGGGCTGCTCGCCTGGGATCTTCTCTCCACGGAGGTATCCGCCTGA
- the arfB gene encoding alternative ribosome rescue aminoacyl-tRNA hydrolase ArfB, producing the protein MSGPYVIRGAVSLPEAELMWRFSRSSGPGGQHVNTSDSQVELRFDLAATESLPEVWKERALERLASRLVNGVVSVRSSEHRSQWRNRETAAVRLTALLAEATAPPPKPRVKRKIPRGINERRLREKKQRGDTKRGRSGRDW; encoded by the coding sequence ATGTCCGGGCCCTATGTCATCCGCGGTGCGGTCTCCCTGCCGGAGGCCGAGCTCATGTGGCGTTTCTCGCGGTCCTCCGGGCCAGGCGGGCAGCACGTCAACACCAGCGACTCCCAGGTGGAGCTGCGCTTCGACCTCGCGGCGACCGAGTCGCTGCCCGAGGTCTGGAAGGAGCGCGCGCTGGAACGGCTGGCGAGCAGGCTGGTCAACGGCGTCGTGTCGGTCCGCTCCTCGGAGCACCGCTCGCAGTGGCGCAACCGCGAGACCGCCGCCGTGCGGCTCACGGCCCTGCTGGCCGAGGCCACGGCGCCGCCGCCCAAGCCGCGCGTGAAGCGCAAGATCCCGCGCGGGATCAACGAACGCCGGCTGCGCGAGAAGAAGCAGCGCGGCGACACCAAGCGGGGCCGCTCCGGCCGCGACTGGTAG
- a CDS encoding carbohydrate-binding protein produces the protein MAGNNGASTPEDDDPFGYLYEDGQAAGAQPPGQGGYGYPGPAAQPGVPRTSYNQVRTVGERQYGQVPPQQAYGQPQAPYGQPNGQYGQPNAQYAAPETYPGGAATAQVPHQGGRGSGGGPGRGGPNTKGLLIGALAVVAVVLIGIGVALMTDDDDKDQKKDEASTSSGPAGEVEQSPTPDQSKSSEPPVELPKQDAASLKLGGDAGLDNTVKGAKSSNGQYINLNAVGRSATWSVEVPEAGEYTLFVTYGVPGKDAKTSLTVNAEAPRSINMTNFAHAPEGDLEKGWTTTYAYVNLTKGPNTLMISCNEGDQCDANLDQLSLKAGHQTR, from the coding sequence ATGGCCGGGAACAACGGCGCGAGCACACCCGAGGACGACGATCCGTTCGGCTACCTCTACGAGGACGGGCAGGCAGCCGGCGCGCAGCCGCCGGGACAGGGCGGCTACGGCTACCCGGGTCCCGCCGCGCAGCCGGGCGTGCCCCGGACCTCGTACAACCAGGTGCGGACCGTCGGCGAGCGCCAGTACGGGCAGGTGCCGCCGCAGCAGGCGTACGGGCAGCCCCAGGCGCCCTACGGCCAGCCGAACGGGCAGTACGGCCAGCCGAACGCGCAGTACGCGGCCCCGGAGACGTACCCCGGTGGTGCCGCCACCGCGCAGGTGCCGCACCAGGGCGGCCGCGGCAGTGGCGGCGGCCCCGGCAGGGGCGGTCCGAACACCAAGGGCCTGCTGATCGGTGCGCTCGCGGTGGTCGCGGTCGTGCTCATCGGTATCGGCGTCGCGCTGATGACGGACGACGACGACAAGGACCAGAAGAAGGACGAGGCCTCGACCTCCTCCGGCCCGGCCGGTGAGGTCGAGCAGTCGCCGACTCCGGATCAGTCCAAGAGTTCCGAGCCGCCCGTCGAGCTCCCGAAGCAGGACGCGGCGTCGCTGAAGCTCGGCGGCGACGCGGGGCTCGACAACACCGTCAAGGGTGCCAAGAGCAGCAACGGGCAGTACATCAACCTCAACGCGGTCGGCCGCTCCGCGACCTGGTCCGTCGAGGTGCCGGAGGCCGGCGAGTACACGCTGTTCGTGACGTACGGCGTGCCGGGCAAGGACGCCAAGACGTCCCTGACGGTGAACGCCGAGGCCCCGCGTTCCATCAACATGACGAACTTCGCCCACGCCCCCGAGGGCGATCTGGAGAAGGGGTGGACGACGACGTACGCCTACGTCAACCTCACCAAGGGCCCGAACACCCTGATGATCTCCTGCAACGAGGGCGACCAGTGCGATGCCAACCTGGACCAGCTGTCGCTGAAGGCCGGTCACCAGACGCGCTGA
- the cdgB gene encoding diguanylate cyclase CdgB gives MEAESEPYVRLATMRQLHQAVADLNTARSLADTLQTVADGIVAGLGYELACVNLVRPDGDLVVAAFAGNNAAEALITGRVGSRISWERRLAMGETWDELRFIPHTDGWVLLDDDVPQWHTEGPEPRFEDEWHPQDRLYAPMYASGGGLDLLGVISVDRPRNGRRPGAWGREALQMYASQSAIAISNARLRANMQRALVRLEREQQALRASEESFRQAFEYAPSGMAIAEMGGDQHGRLLRTNDALCRLLGRPASVLRRYSFADLVHPEDIGTLLRTSAEGGRAELRLGRRDGTYLWVSLRNSVVADTADGPRFLLTHVEDIEERKRHELNLAHRASHDALTGLPNSAELRARLSARLCERPHAVVTTDVEALDAAYGDVDEARASGFPADGFDTGRGVGPYDHHVHSVAPDTAKDDGAKGLAVLFCDLDGFKSINDRFGHHTGDAVLIEVARRLTTCVRDGDTVARLGGDEFVVLADGLGAADAADLAVRLRNAIIPPIRVDGRAVRVGASFGIGWAACGMTAEEVLRSADQRMYVEKRSRSKVHRRAG, from the coding sequence ATGGAGGCCGAGTCGGAGCCGTACGTCCGTCTTGCGACGATGCGGCAGCTGCACCAGGCCGTGGCCGATCTCAACACGGCGCGGAGCCTGGCCGACACGCTGCAGACCGTCGCCGACGGAATCGTCGCCGGTCTCGGCTACGAGCTGGCCTGCGTCAACCTCGTCCGCCCCGACGGTGATCTCGTCGTCGCCGCCTTCGCGGGCAACAACGCCGCCGAGGCCCTGATCACCGGCCGCGTCGGCTCCCGCATCTCCTGGGAGCGCCGGCTGGCCATGGGCGAGACATGGGACGAGCTCCGCTTCATACCCCATACCGACGGCTGGGTCCTCCTCGACGACGACGTCCCCCAGTGGCACACCGAGGGCCCCGAGCCCCGCTTCGAGGACGAGTGGCACCCGCAGGACCGGCTCTACGCCCCGATGTACGCCTCCGGCGGTGGTCTGGACCTCCTCGGCGTCATATCCGTCGACCGCCCCCGCAACGGCCGCCGGCCCGGCGCCTGGGGCCGCGAGGCACTCCAGATGTACGCCTCCCAGTCGGCCATCGCGATCAGTAACGCCAGGCTCCGGGCAAACATGCAGCGCGCCCTGGTCCGCCTGGAACGTGAGCAGCAGGCGCTGCGGGCCAGCGAGGAATCCTTCCGCCAGGCCTTCGAGTACGCCCCCAGCGGCATGGCCATCGCGGAGATGGGCGGCGACCAGCACGGCAGGCTGCTGCGCACCAACGACGCCCTGTGCCGGCTCCTGGGCCGTCCCGCATCGGTGCTGCGCCGCTACTCCTTCGCCGATCTGGTCCACCCCGAGGACATCGGCACCCTGCTCCGTACCTCCGCCGAGGGCGGTCGCGCCGAACTGCGGCTGGGCCGCCGGGACGGCACCTATCTCTGGGTCTCGCTGCGCAACTCCGTCGTCGCGGACACCGCGGACGGGCCGCGCTTCCTCCTCACACACGTCGAGGACATAGAGGAGCGCAAGCGCCATGAGCTGAACCTCGCGCACCGCGCCTCGCACGACGCCCTGACCGGGCTGCCCAACAGTGCGGAGCTGCGGGCCCGGCTCAGCGCCCGGCTGTGCGAGCGTCCGCACGCGGTGGTGACCACCGATGTGGAGGCACTGGACGCGGCGTACGGCGACGTCGACGAGGCGCGGGCGTCCGGCTTCCCGGCCGACGGGTTCGACACCGGCCGTGGGGTCGGCCCGTACGACCACCATGTGCATTCCGTCGCACCGGACACGGCGAAGGACGACGGGGCGAAGGGGCTCGCGGTCCTCTTCTGCGACCTGGACGGCTTCAAGTCGATCAACGACCGCTTCGGCCATCACACGGGTGACGCGGTTCTCATCGAGGTCGCCCGCCGGCTCACCACGTGTGTCCGCGACGGGGACACCGTCGCCCGGCTCGGGGGTGACGAATTCGTCGTTCTCGCGGACGGGCTGGGGGCCGCAGACGCCGCGGACCTGGCCGTACGCCTGCGTAACGCCATCATTCCGCCCATTCGGGTCGACGGCCGGGCGGTGCGGGTCGGGGCGAGTTTCGGTATCGGCTGGGCGGCGTGCGGCATGACGGCCGAAGAGGTGCTGCGCTCCGCCGACCAGCGGATGTACGTCGAGAAGCGGTCGCGTTCGAAGGTTCACCGCCGAGCCGGATGA